The Lysinibacillus timonensis nucleotide sequence GAACACCTGCTAAAACCTCTAAAATAGGTTTAATAATGCGTCTTGCTTTGTCAGATGCATACTCGCTTAAATATATAGCAGCTGCTAATCCAACTGGAACTGCAACTAATATTGCGATGACTGTTACTTTTAATGTACCTAAAATTAACGGTAAGACACCGAATGTTGGATCATTCCCTGCAAATGGGAACCATTCAGTACCGAATAAGTAATCTGTAATTGATACTCTCTGAAAAAATTCAAAGGTCTCGAAAATTAATGTGAAAACAATGCCGATTGTTGTTAATACCGAAATAAATGCCGCGATAAATAACAGAATAGGCATTAATTTCTCAACTATTCTTTTCCCTTTTTTGTTTCGAGACTTTGCAATCATATCTTGAATCGATTGACCGTTCCCTGAACCTAGAGAAGCCATAATGTAAACTCCCTTCCAATACACGTGAGAAGATGTGTGAGTTCTAGATTTACCCACACATCTCTAAAAATCTAGTACTATAAAGTTATAATTATTTTAAACCTTCTAATGTTGTTAAAGCTTCTTTATACATTTCATCTGGTAATCTTACATAACCTACAGCTTCAGCCATGTCTCCAGCGTTTTCTAAAGTGTACTTCATGAAATCATAGAATGCTTCGTTTTCTTTTAAAGCACTATGTTTAGCATAAACAAATAATGGACGTGAAAGTGGAGAATATTCACCAGATTCGATTGTATCGTTATTTGGCTCTACACCTTCAACTGAAACTGCACTTAATGAATCTTTGTTTTCTAGGTAGTATGCATATCCGAAGAATCCGATAGCGTTTTTATCAGAAGCAACACCTTGTACGATTACGTTGTCATCTTCAGATAATTGAGCAGATTTAACTAAATCAGCACCTTCTAAAATTACTTCATCGAAGTAGTCATACGTACCTGAGTCAGTTCCTGGTGCGTAATATACGATTTTTTCAGCTGGCCATGATGGGTCAATATCAGACCATTTTTTTGCAGAACCATCTTCAATCCAAATTTGTTTTAATTGATCAACTGTTAGATCTGTTGCCCAAGTATTTTCTGGGTTAACAACTACAGTTAAGCCATCATATGCTATTGTGAATTCAGTAAAATCGATTCCAGCTTCTTCTAAAGCTGTTACCTCTTCTTCTTTAATTGGACGTGAAGCGTTTGAGAAATCAGTCTCTCCAGCGATGAATTTTTCAAATCCACCACCTGAACCTGATACACCTACAGAAACTTTTACATCAGGCTGAGAAGTTTTATACTCTTCAACTAAAGCTTCAGAAATTGGTGCTACTGTAGATGAACCGTCACCTGATACTGAACCAGATAATTTTGCAGCCTCATCTGTAGGAGTTTCTGAACCTGTATTTGCAGGTGTGTTTGTTGGTTGTTCATTTGTAGTAGTTTCGCCGTTAGATCCACATGCTCCTAATAATAAAGCAGAACCAACAACAGCTGTCATTGTTAAGTACTTCCATTTTTTCATCTTTTATTTCCTCCATAAAATTCATAGTAAGTTGTCTTACAAATAACAATATAAAGGTTTTTTGTTGATGTTATATAAATGAATTGTTAAGAGATTGTAAATGAGTAGGTTCTTTTGTAAAAAACTAATCTTACTTGGGCACAATAATATGTTTAATAATTTATTTTCGGCCCCATTTATTACTGGTATTTTTCTGTGAAAATAAATCAAACCTTCGGTCTTTGAATAATACTATTTGTATTG carries:
- a CDS encoding PstS family phosphate ABC transporter substrate-binding protein, which codes for MKKWKYLTMTAVVGSALLLGACGSNGETTTNEQPTNTPANTGSETPTDEAAKLSGSVSGDGSSTVAPISEALVEEYKTSQPDVKVSVGVSGSGGGFEKFIAGETDFSNASRPIKEEEVTALEEAGIDFTEFTIAYDGLTVVVNPENTWATDLTVDQLKQIWIEDGSAKKWSDIDPSWPAEKIVYYAPGTDSGTYDYFDEVILEGADLVKSAQLSEDDNVIVQGVASDKNAIGFFGYAYYLENKDSLSAVSVEGVEPNNDTIESGEYSPLSRPLFVYAKHSALKENEAFYDFMKYTLENAGDMAEAVGYVRLPDEMYKEALTTLEGLK